In one Balaenoptera acutorostrata chromosome 5, mBalAcu1.1, whole genome shotgun sequence genomic region, the following are encoded:
- the LOC103018803 gene encoding nucleolin-like, with the protein MVKLAKAGKNQGDPKKMAPPPKEVEEDSEDEEMSEDEEDDSSGEEKKGKKATTTPAKKMMVSPTKKVAVATPAKKAVVTPGKKTAATPAKKTVTPAKAVATPGKEGATPGKALVATPGKKGAAAPAKGAKNGKNAKKEDSDEEDEDDSEEEDEDDEEEEEDEFEPAVMKAAAAPASDDEDDEDEDDNEDDKEEDEDDEEDSEEEATETAPAKGKKAPAKAAPVKAKSTAEDEDEEDDDEDEEDDEEEEDEDEEEEEDDEEEEEEEEEEEEELVKEAPGKRKKEMTKQKAAPEAKKQKVEATEPTTSFNLFVGNLNFSKSAPELKTGISDLFAKNDLAVVDVRIGVSRKFGYVDFESAEDLEKALELTGLKVFGNEIKLEKPKGKDSKKDRDARTLLAKNLPYKVTQEELKEVFEDAVEIRLVSKDVKSKGIAYIEFKTEADAEKTLEEKQGTEIDGRSISLYYTGEKGQSQDYRGGKNSTWSGESKTLVLSNLSYNATEETLQEVFEKATFIKVPQNQNGKSKGYAFIEFASFEDAKEALNSCNKREIEGRAIRLELQGPRGSLNARSQPSKTLFVKGLSEDTTEETLKESFDGSIRARIVTDRETGSSKGFGFVDFNSEEEAKAAKEAMEDGETDGNKVTLDWAKPKGEGGFGGRGGGRGGFGGRGGGRGGRGGFGGRGWGGFGGRGGFRGGRGGGGDHKPQGKKTKFE; encoded by the coding sequence ATGGTAAAGCTTGCAAAGGCCGGTAAAAATCAAGGTGACCCCAAGAAAATGGCTCCTCCCCCAAAGGAGGTAGAAGAAGATAGTGAAGATGAGGAAATGTCAGAAGATGAAGAGGATGATAGcagtggagaagagaaaaaaggcaaaaaggcTACCACAACTCCAGCAAAGAAGATGATGGTTTCCCCAACAAAAAAGGTTGCAGTTGCCACACCGGCAAAGAAAGCAGTTGTCACCCCTGGCAAAAAGACAGCCGCTACGCCAGCCAAGAAGACGGTTACACCTGCCAAAGCAGTAGCAACACCTGGCAAAGAGGGAGCCACACCAGGCAAAGCATTGGTAGCAACCCCTGGTAAGAAGGGAGCAGCCGCTCCAGCCAAGGGAGCAAAGAACGGCAAGAATGCCAAGAAGGAAGACAGTGATGAGGAAGATGAAGACGACAGTGAAGAGGAGGATGAGgatgatgaagaggaggaggaggatgaattCGAGCCAGCGGTGATGAAAGCAGCTGCTGCTCCTGCCTCAGATGATGAGGATGACGAGGACGAAGATGACAATGAAGACGACaaggaggaggatgaggatgaCGAGGAGGACTCTGAAGAAGAAGCTACGGAAACTGCACCAGCCAAAGGAAAGAAAGCTCCAGCAAAAGCTGCTCCTGTGAAGGCAAAGAGCACTgctgaagatgaagatgaagaggaTGACGATGAGGATGAGGAGGatgacgaggaggaggaggatgaagacgaggaggaggaagaggatgacgaggaggaggaggaagaggaggaggaagaggaggaagaacttGTCAAAGAAGCACCTGGAAAACGAAAGAAGGAAATGACCAAACAAAAAGCAGCTCCTGAAGCCAAGAAACAGAAAGTGGAAGCCACAGAACCAACTACATCTTTCAATCTTTTTGTTGGAAACCTGAACTTCAGTAAATCTGCTCCTGAATTGAAAACGGGTATCAGTGACCTTTTTGCTAAAAATGATCTTGCAGTTGTTGATGTCAGAATTGGTGTGTCTAGGAAGTTTGGCTATGTGGATTTTGAATCTGCTGAAGACCTGGAAAAAGCCTTGGAACTCACTGGTTTAAAAGTCTTTGgcaatgaaattaaactagaaaaacCAAAGGGAAAAGACAGTAAGAAAGATCGAGATGCGAGAACACTTTTGGCTAAAAATCTTCCTTATAAAGTTACTCAGGAAGAACTAAAAGAAGTGTTTGAAGATGCTGTGGAGATCAGATTAGTCAGCAAGGATGTAAAGAGTAAAGGGATTGCTTATATTGAATTTAAGACAGAAGCTGATGCAGAGAAAACCTTGGAAGAAAAGCAGGGAACAGAGATAGATGGGCGATCCATTTCCCTGTACTATACCGGAGAGAAAGGTCAAAGTCAAGACTATAGAGGTGGAAAGAATAGCACTTGGAGTGGTGAATCAAAAACCCTGGTTTTAAGCAACCTCTCCTATAATGCAACGGAAGAAACTCTTCAGGAAGTATTTGAGAAGGCAACGTTTATCAAAGTGCCCCAGAACCAGAATGGCAAATCTAAAGGGTATGCATTTATAGAATTTGCATCATTTGAAGATGCTAAAGAAGCTTTAAATTCATGTAATAAAAGGGAAATTGAGGGCAGAGCTATCAGGCTGGAGTTGCAAGGACCCAGGGGATCACTTAATGCAAGAAGCCAGCCATCCAAAACTCTGTTTGTCAAAGGTCTGTCTGAGGATACTACAGAAGAGACATTAAAGGAGTCGTTTGACGGCTCTATTCGTGCAAGGATAGTCACTGACCGGGAGACTGGATCCTCCAAGGGGTTTGGTTTTGTAGACTTCAACAGTGAGGAAGAGGCCAAAGCTGCCAAGGAGGCCATGGAAGATGGTGAAACTGATGGAAACAAAGTTACTTTGGACTGGGCCAAGCCTAAGGGTGAAGGTGGCTTCGGTGGCCGAGGAGGAGGCAGAGGTGGCTTCGGTGGCAGAGGTGGTGGCAGAGGTGGCCGAGGTGGAtttggtggcagaggctggggagGCTTTGGAGGGCGAGGAGGCTTccgaggaggcagaggaggaggaggagaccacAAGCCACAAGGAAAGAAGACGAAATTTGAATAG